A section of the Acomys russatus chromosome 10, mAcoRus1.1, whole genome shotgun sequence genome encodes:
- the Clec5a gene encoding C-type lectin domain family 5 member A isoform X1, with protein sequence MNWHMIISGLIVVVIKAVGMTLFLLYFSRILGRNDESLAPTRSYGTACPSDWEFYQGRCFFFSTSELSWKNSKDDCETKGSTLAIVNTPEKLKFLQDIADSEKHFIGLVRQPGEKTWHWVNKSVFNGNVTNENQNFLCVTIGLTKTFDAVSCDVTYRWICEKTPK encoded by the exons ATGAACtggcacatgatcatctcaggGCTCATTGTAGTAGTGATCAAAGCTGTTGGGATGACCTTATTCCTGCTGTATT TCTCACGGATTTTGGGCAGAAACGATGAAAGCCTCGCTCCTACAAGGAGCTATGGAACAG CCTGTCCCAGTGACTGGGAATTTTATCAAGGAAGATGcttcttcttctccacctccGAATTATCTTGGAAAAACAGCAAGGATGACTGTGAGACAAAAGGTTCTACACTGGCAATTGTCAACACACCAGAGAAACTG aagtttcttcaGGACATAGCTGATTCTGAGAAGCACTTTATTGGTTTGGTGCGTCAGCCTGGAGAGAAAACGTGGCACTGGGTCAACAAATCTGTGTTCAATGGCAA TGTTACCAACGAGAACCAGAACTTCCTCTGCGTCACTATAGGCCTGACAAAGACATTTGATGCTGTATCGTGTGACGTCACCTATCGCTGGATCTGCGAGAAGACTCCCAAGTGA
- the Clec5a gene encoding C-type lectin domain family 5 member A isoform X2 translates to MNWHMIISGLIVVVIKAVGMTLFLLYFPQVFGKSNDGFIPTESYGTTNVQNVSRILGRNDESLAPTRSYGTACPSDWEFYQGRCFFFSTSELSWKNSKDDCETKGSTLAIVNTPEKLKFLQDIADSEKHFIGLVRQPGEKTWHWVNKSVFNGNVTNENQNFLCVTIGLTKTFDAVSCDVTYRWICEKTPK, encoded by the exons ATGAACtggcacatgatcatctcaggGCTCATTGTAGTAGTGATCAAAGCTGTTGGGATGACCTTATTCCTGCTGTATT TCCCACAGGTTTTTGGCAAAAGTAATGATGGCTTCATTCCCACGGAGAGCTACGGAACCACTAATGTGCAAAATG TCTCACGGATTTTGGGCAGAAACGATGAAAGCCTCGCTCCTACAAGGAGCTATGGAACAG CCTGTCCCAGTGACTGGGAATTTTATCAAGGAAGATGcttcttcttctccacctccGAATTATCTTGGAAAAACAGCAAGGATGACTGTGAGACAAAAGGTTCTACACTGGCAATTGTCAACACACCAGAGAAACTG aagtttcttcaGGACATAGCTGATTCTGAGAAGCACTTTATTGGTTTGGTGCGTCAGCCTGGAGAGAAAACGTGGCACTGGGTCAACAAATCTGTGTTCAATGGCAA TGTTACCAACGAGAACCAGAACTTCCTCTGCGTCACTATAGGCCTGACAAAGACATTTGATGCTGTATCGTGTGACGTCACCTATCGCTGGATCTGCGAGAAGACTCCCAAGTGA